In one Bactrocera tryoni isolate S06 chromosome 5, CSIRO_BtryS06_freeze2, whole genome shotgun sequence genomic region, the following are encoded:
- the LOC120778336 gene encoding respirasome Complex Assembly Factor 1-like — protein sequence FLLQDEFLDVIYWARQIFGILLGIVWGIVPLKGFLGLVLFAGISCGIVYIYSINFQGIDEEAYGGAWELVKEGFMTSFAGFLVTWIIFYTGLHYDTIMAEKELS from the exons tttctcttGCAGGATGAATTCTTAGACGTTATCTACTGGGCGAGACAGATTTTTGGCATTCTTTTAGGCATAGTATGGGGCATTGTGCCATTAAAGGGCTTCCTGGGATTAGTACT ATTCGCTGGTATCAGTTGTGGCATTGTGTACATTTATTCCATAAATTTCCAAGGTATTGATGAGGAGGCTTACGGAGGCGCTTGGGAGCTGGTTAAAGAGGGTTTTATGACGTCATTTGCGGGTTTTCTTGTGACGTGGATAATTTTCTATACTGGACTGCATTATGATACTATAATGGCTGAGAAGGAGCTGTCATAA